The proteins below come from a single Pseudomonadales bacterium genomic window:
- a CDS encoding precorrin-8X methylmutase yields the protein MSDKPLFSYQIDPVLIEQQSFETIRALTELAHLSLDQQQVVMRIVHSLGMPSLAEQVRFSDKACESGRQALAANAAILCDVEMVKQGITKRMISEPPSCYLNHPETERLAKSRGETRSMAAVDLWQSQLAGAVVVIGNAPTALYRLLERIHQSGVKPALIIGMPVGFIGAAESKQALWDCHQSLGIECITILGREGGSAVASATCNALLRCNRNEYY from the coding sequence ATGTCAGATAAGCCACTTTTTTCCTATCAGATTGATCCTGTTTTGATTGAGCAGCAGAGCTTTGAGACGATTCGTGCACTCACTGAGCTAGCGCATCTAAGTCTTGATCAACAGCAAGTCGTCATGCGCATTGTGCATAGTTTGGGTATGCCCTCGCTGGCTGAGCAAGTGCGTTTTAGCGACAAGGCCTGCGAATCCGGTCGTCAGGCTTTGGCGGCTAATGCGGCTATTTTGTGTGATGTTGAGATGGTAAAACAAGGTATCACTAAGCGTATGATTAGCGAGCCGCCAAGCTGTTATCTGAATCATCCCGAAACCGAGCGACTGGCAAAGTCGCGCGGCGAAACCCGTTCAATGGCGGCGGTTGATCTCTGGCAAAGCCAGCTAGCGGGTGCCGTAGTGGTAATCGGTAATGCACCTACAGCACTGTATCGATTATTAGAGCGAATACACCAGTCAGGGGTAAAGCCTGCCTTAATTATTGGAATGCCGGTAGGTTTTATTGGCGCTGCCGAATCTAAGCAAGCACTGTGGGACTGTCATCAATCCTTAGGTATTGAATGTATCACCATTTTAGGTCGCGAGGGCGGAAGTGCGGTAGCCTCGGCCACATGCAATGCCTTACTGCGCTGTAACCGCAATGAATACTACTAA
- the cobK gene encoding precorrin-6A reductase encodes MCLLILGGTADGRKLAEYFHQHNVPVIYSVAGLVRQPQVDCQVVSGGFRQFGGLEEFIHQYAVAAVLDVTHPYAAKMSATAMQAAAICDIPCWRFHRPAWQASAADNWQLFSDFSAMLPCLSPFKRVLFTCGQLSADQLTAVARFTQQQSWLRTAVQPKHGLAENMQWIKAIGPFDYADELALMQRYNIDVLVSKNSGGDSTSAKLAAARDMAIPVLMLERPEIKAADAMFESLTACQQYVLEKFSDVR; translated from the coding sequence ATGTGCCTACTGATCTTGGGTGGCACTGCTGATGGGCGCAAGTTGGCAGAATATTTTCACCAACATAATGTGCCGGTGATTTATTCAGTAGCGGGCTTAGTAAGACAGCCTCAAGTTGACTGTCAGGTTGTGAGTGGTGGCTTTCGTCAGTTTGGTGGCTTGGAAGAATTTATTCATCAATATGCAGTAGCGGCAGTGTTAGACGTGACTCACCCTTATGCAGCTAAAATGAGCGCGACGGCAATGCAGGCCGCTGCAATATGTGATATCCCATGCTGGCGTTTTCATCGTCCGGCTTGGCAGGCTAGTGCTGCGGATAACTGGCAACTATTTAGCGACTTTAGCGCCATGTTGCCGTGTTTATCGCCATTCAAACGTGTGTTGTTTACCTGTGGCCAGCTGAGCGCTGACCAGCTTACGGCAGTTGCACGTTTTACTCAGCAACAAAGCTGGCTGCGTACAGCGGTGCAGCCAAAACATGGTCTAGCTGAAAATATGCAGTGGATTAAGGCGATTGGCCCCTTCGACTATGCTGATGAACTGGCGCTGATGCAGCGATATAATATTGATGTATTGGTCAGCAAAAATAGCGGCGGTGATTCAACCTCGGCTAAATTGGCGGCGGCAAGAGACATGGCGATACCGGTGCTGATGCTCGAGCGCCCAGAAATTAAGGCCGCAGATGCAATGTTTGAAAGTCTGACGGCATGTCAGCAGTATGTATTAGAGAAATTTTCTGATGTCAGATAA